The window ATTTAAAAATGGTCTGCGGGTTACTGACGCCGCCACGATGGATGTGGTGGAAATGGTTTTAGTAGGGCGGGTAAACAAAGAGATTGTCGCCTTGATCAACCAAGCTGGTGGTTTGGCGGTGGGACTTTGCGGCAAAGACGGCAACTTGATCAAAGCGCGTCCCGAAGGCCAAGAAGGCATCGGCTTTGTGGGGGAAGTAAGCGCTGTGGATATCAAGCTTTTGAATTCCCTCGTCAAGAGTGGATACATCCCAGTGGTGTCCAGCGTAGCGGCGGACGACATGGGACAAGCTTATAATATCAACGCCGATACTGTGGCTGGAGAACTGGCAGCGGCTTTAGGCGCAGAAAAGTTGATATTGCTCACGGATACGGCGGGTATCTTCAGGGATTACAAAGATCCGTCTACCTTGATTGCTAAGCTGGATATTCAAGAAGCTCGCGAGCTAATTGCATCCGGTGTTGTTAGCGGTGGGATGATTCCCAAGGTGAGTTGTTGCGTCCGCAGTCTCGCCCAAGGCGTCCGCGCTACTCACATTATCGACGGTCGGATTCCTCATGC of the Argonema galeatum A003/A1 genome contains:
- the argB gene encoding acetylglutamate kinase translates to MVNENEYIQRADATRVQVLSEALPYIQQLAGRTVVVKYGGAAMKDSTLKDKVIRDIVFLSCVGLRPIVVHGGGPEINSWLDKLGIEPQFKNGLRVTDAATMDVVEMVLVGRVNKEIVALINQAGGLAVGLCGKDGNLIKARPEGQEGIGFVGEVSAVDIKLLNSLVKSGYIPVVSSVAADDMGQAYNINADTVAGELAAALGAEKLILLTDTAGIFRDYKDPSTLIAKLDIQEARELIASGVVSGGMIPKVSCCVRSLAQGVRATHIIDGRIPHALLLEIFTDAGIGSMIVGSQFMA